In a single window of the Fusarium falciforme chromosome 3, complete sequence genome:
- a CDS encoding BHLH domain-containing protein, translating to MADVSFDYFDHPQHKQNLGVPASFYDPADFSGDSAHSPDSPLSPVFANPYQLPVSSDWVSWDDKATLSPDLDTLPKQEPFESINLSTIPSRNSMELSPAINPHDLSGTIPDAVPFGRVGLNDIDAQPLFQTPMPSISSQPPHLQSSMMPPTTSNPQMSAMNSMAAKDARNRYPSRKRKSSGSGSSSSRSSASPPPATRRHCSPPKKTAHNMIEKRYRTNLNDKIAALRDSVPALRVMVHRLETQGADGIDEDVEEDLGGLAPAHKLNKATILSKATEYIAHLEKKNKSLARENNQLRNRVEGFEMLVMSRDQAPPAGVWA from the exons ATGGCCGACGTATCATTCGACTACTTTGATCACCCTCAGCACAAACAG AACCTTGGTGTTCCTGCATCCTTCTACGACCCCGCAGACTTCAGCGGTGATTCGGCCCATTCTCCCGACTCGCCCCTCTCTCCCGTCTTTGCCAATCCCTATCAGCTTCCCGTCTCTAGCGACTGGGTGAGCTGGGACGACAAGGCTACTCTCTCTCCTGATCTTGACACGCTCCCCAAGCAGGAGCCCTTTGAAAGCATCAACCTCTCCACCATCCCCTCCCGAAACAGCATGGAGCTCAGCCCCGCCATCAACCCCCACGACCTCTCGGGCACCATTCCCGACGCCGTTCCCTTTGGTCGAGTCGGACTGAACGACATTGACGCTCAGCCTCTCTTCCAGACTCCCATGccttccatctcttcccaacctcctcatcttcagtcCTCCATGATGCCTCCCACCACCTCCAACCCTCAGATGTCGGCCATGAACAGCATGGCTGCCAAGGACGCACGCAACCGATATCCTTCGCGCAAGCGCAAGTCTTCGGGCTCtggctcctcttcttctcgctcCTCTGCTTCTCCCCCTCCCGCGACCCGCCGCCACTGCTCGCCTCCCAAGAAGACTGCGCACAACATGATTGAGAAGCGCTACCGCACCAACCTCAACGACAAGATCGCCGCCCTCCGCGACTCAGTCCCCGCTCTCCGCGTCATGGTGCACCGGTTAGAGACCCAGGGTGCTGATGGCAttgacgaggatgtcgaggaggatctcGGCGGACTCGCCCCTGCGCACAAGCTCAACAAGGCCACCATCCTCAGCAAGGCGACCGAGTACATTGCAcatctggagaagaagaacaagagcctCGCACGCGAGAACAACCAGCTCCGGAATCGCGTCGAGGGCTTTGAGATGCTCGTCATGTCCCGAGATCAGGCGCCACCCGCTGGCGTCTGGGCTTAG